A single genomic interval of Pomacea canaliculata isolate SZHN2017 linkage group LG5, ASM307304v1, whole genome shotgun sequence harbors:
- the LOC112563591 gene encoding late secretory pathway protein AVL9 homolog, translated as MLNWLFVSKILSKATMASEKETETPILHVIVVGFHHKKAVEYSYPPVIAGTSVESHELPQQWKHLPSLALPDGAHNFLKDTVFFHLPGKGASEKTVYCVSCYRQIDAKDLLNRTADITRSTVQKSVCVISRLPLYGLIKAKLELITHAYFDERDFSKVELLEQTFNNLNASLTESLLSSSSQIFLGLSTRDLVARFKHRVIALFKLILLERRVLFFGSPVEELGGTILSLLSLFPGMLEFGLEQAVSHGGQRLVSPTMELASLDPSDNGTGEEFLEVRYHSSPQEETNPPLLEFVQGASVNCTGEEPESPTIPRDITLDLSSTQVQEAESSNLKARKNAENEQRKMSGKNIDHEQDKMSMESDGINHSHSSFLGISELEVHKTKRQSSIKDEASLSILNSSSSSDLPVASNTLQPELSSHMPEAVDIQFTTRDQSPLKDLKSIIQVQAVQTGRTLLSAQDVANHYDMEVQAPSMGSEVATGVTELAVCVAGTDPLMVRSDSFEELDSPESISKIDREDCFSWEQDNLHLALAVDNEDFLVSSHAHIHKSTDSVAQAEPSVANNQQNAYMEEQGTPSSDDGSQAAMPHDLSPSKHISGPLKNLQKKAGSPGRKTAVLRNKLSKSFGKVGSRTKDQDVNTVEMKPIVRGEVHLQQDDFGFPLAIFSKGYVCHPYLSLQFHSILNDVNVRGFVIGATNVLFRQQKHATDVIILTDECKVEIRDKDLQKQLHLTTADLRFAEYLVRVVTEEKHNILFDGTEWEGSDEWIRAQFRVYLQCLLSAMQQEDSKLLEDYGIPFISAWRTTHNYHHWLDTSPHPKMAEISAAHPYQGNFNVNDVRMKLNHTMQSSEKGRKLNAAVVQTGKYVMQTGKAVGGAFSSARSAVSSWFNSIASDWKHSDEEDEEGEEKDNKDTGSKDG; from the exons ATGTTAAATTGGCTGTTTGTCagcaaaatattatcaaaagctACTATGGCctcagagaaagagacagaaactCCCATTCTACATGTGATTGTTGTCGGCTTTCATCATAAAAAGGCT gtTGAATATTCCTACCCTCCAGTAATTGCAGGGACTTCTGTGGAAAGTCACGAATTACCTCAACAGTGGAAGCATCTGCCATCACTTGCATTACCTGATGGTGCACACAATTTTCTTAAAG atactgttttctttcatcttcctgGTAAAGGAGCATCAGAAAAAACAGTCTACTGTGTATCTTGTTATCGACAAATTGATGCAAAG GACTTGCTGAATCGTACCGCTGACATCACTAGAAGTACAGTGCAGAAAAGTGTCTGTGTAATCAGTCGTCTG CCTCTATATGGACTTATAAAAGCAAAATTGGAGCTTATAACACATGCCTACTTTGATGAAAGAGACTTTAGCAAAGTTGAGCTGTTGGAGCAAACTTTTAACAATCTCAATGCCTCACTTACAGAAAGTCTTCTAAGTAGCAGCAGTCAGATATTTTTGG GTTTATCCACAAGGGACTTAGTTGCTCGCTTCAAACACAGAGTTATTGCTTTGTTCAAACTGATTCTACTTGAGAGAAGA GTTCTGTTCTTTGGATCTCCCGTGGAAGAGCTTGGTGGGactattctttctcttctgtctttgtttcCAG GTATGCTTGAGTTTGGACTGGAACAGGCAGTTAGTCATGGAGGACAGAGACTTGTTTCACCTACCATGGAGCTAGCTTCTCTAGATCCAAGTGACAATGGAACTGGAGAAGAATTTTTAGAAGTTCGTTACCACAGCTCTCCTCAGGAAGAAACAAACCCTCCCTTATTGGAATTTGTGCAGGGGGCTTCTGTCAACTGCACTGGTGAAGAACCTGAATCACCAACAATACCACGTGATATTACACTTGACCTTTCATCCACTCAAGTGCAAGAAGCAGAATCTTCCAACCTTAAAGCTcgaaaaaatgcagaaaatgaacaGCGCAAAATGTCAGGCAAGAACATAGACCATGAACAAGACAAGATGTCTATGGAAAGTGATGGAATAAACCACAGCCATTCTTCTTTTCTAGGAATTTCTGAGCTTGAAGTTCATAAAACCAAGAGACAGTCAAGCATCAAAGATGAGGCTTCGTTGTCAATCCTGAATAGTAGCAGTAGTTCAGACCTACCGGTGGCTAGTAATACCCTGCAGCCTGAGCTATCATCACATATGCCAGAGGCAGTAGATATTCAGTTTACAACCCGCGATCAAAGTCCTTTAAAGGACTTAAAAAGTATTATACAAGTTCAGGCAGTCCAAACTGGCAGGACTCTGCTTAGTGCTCAAGATGTTGCAAACCACTATGACATGGAAGTGCAAGCTCCATCAATGGGATCTGAAGTTGCTACAGGTGTGACAGAActggctgtgtgtgtggcaggCACAGATCCTTTGATGGTTCGCAGTGACAGTTTTGAGGAGCTAGATTCTCCAGAAAGTATCAGCAAGATTGATCGTGAAGACTGTTTCTCCTGGGAGCAAGATAACTTGCATTTAGCTCTTGCAGTGGATAATGAGGATTTTCTTGTGTCTAGtcatgcacacattcacaagAGCACAGACAGTGTGGCTCAAGCTGAACCGAGTGTTGCCAATAACCAACAAAATGCATATATGGAAGAGCAGGGTACGCCGTCATCTGATGATGGTTCCCAGGCAGCCATGCCACATGACTTGTCACCTTCCAAGCATATTTCAGGACCACTGAAGAATCTGCAGAAAAAAGCTGGAAGCCCTGGTAGGAAAACGGCTGTTTTGAGAAACAAGCTGTCAAAATCTTTTGGAAAAGTAGGATCTAGAACAAAAGATCAAGATGTGAATACTGTGGAGATGAAGCCAATTGTTAGGGGAGAGGTGCACCTCCAGCAGGATGACTTTGGTTTTCCATTAGCTATATTCTCTAAG GGGTATGTGTGCCATCCATATCTCAGCTTGCAGTTTCACAGCATTTTGAATGATGTCAACGTGCGGGGTTTTGTCATTGGGGCTACAAATGTCCTCTTCCGACAGCAGAAACATGCTACTGATGTAATTATTTTAACAGATGAGTGCAAAGTGGAGATTAGAGACAAAGATttgcaaaagcagttacatCTAACAACAGCAGATTTGCGCTTTGCAGAATATCTTGTTCGTGTTGTGActgaagaaaaacacaacattttgtttgatgGAACAG aaTGGGAAGGCAGTGATGAATGGATTCGTGCTCAGTTTCGTGTCTACCTTCAGTGCCTTTTATCTGCAATGCAACAAGAGG ATTCCAAACTCCTTGAAGATTATGGAATTCCTTTCATCTCGGCCTGGAGAACTACACATAACTATCATCATTGGCTAGACACATCTCCACACCCCAAGATGGCAGAGATTTCTGCAGC GCATCCTTATCAAGGAAACTTTAATGTGAATGATGTGAGAATGAAGCTTAATCA taCAATGCAAAGCTCAGAAAAGGGCCGCAAATTGAATGCAGCAGTAGTTCAAACTGGAAAATATGTGATGCAAACAGGAAAAGCAGTTG GGGGTGCTTTCAGTTCTGCCCGGTCAGCAGTGTCCTCATGGTTCAACAGTATTGCTAGTGATTGGAAGCACAGCGATGAGGAGGATgaagagggagaagaaaaagataacaaGGATACAGGCAGCAAAGATGGATAG